The segment TCTCTGCCCCCTGCTTCCGAACAGAAAAACCTTTGTGGTATTACAGCATACTGTAAAGGTTTTAGGGGGTGGGGGCGTGGGGGAGGCGACCCTTTTGCAAAAGGGTCCCTCCCCCACAAAAACTGCTCCTGCATTGCAGGGCGCATAGTTGCGCGGTTTCTTGTTGCCCCTCCCTCACAAAGCTTGCCCCTGCACTGCATGGCGGCCCGCGCCAGCCCCAAACGGATACCCTATGGACATCGACAGTCAAAAACTGGCACTGCTCAACAGCGGCCAGGCCGCCTCAAGCAATCTTGCCGAAGCCCTTGCCGTGGATTTTGCCGCTCTTATGGCTGCGGCCGTTCCCGATGTGCCCGCCAGCGGCATTGACGCCCTGCGCGCGGCGGCGGGACTGGGCGTTTCCAAAAAGATGCGTCTGGCCGGAAAACTGCTGTATGAAACCTTTGGGGCTGACGGTCTGGTCCCCTGCGCAAGCCACCCCTCGGACACGGTGCGTGGCTGGGCCTGCTTTGCCCTCGCCCTTTGCCCGGCCCGCAATATTGAAGAACGGCTTGAAGCCGTGCGGCCCCTTGCCGATGACGGGCACTTCGGCGTGCGCGAATGGGTATGGATGGCCGTGCGCCCCCATCTCACCGAACACCTTGATGCGGCCATACCCCACCTCGTGGGCTGGACGGCGGATACTTCCGAACGGGTGCGCCGCTTCGCCAGTGAAAGCATACGCCCGCGCGGGGTCTGGTGCAGCCAT is part of the Desulfovibrio sp. genome and harbors:
- a CDS encoding HEAT repeat domain-containing protein, which translates into the protein MDIDSQKLALLNSGQAASSNLAEALAVDFAALMAAAVPDVPASGIDALRAAAGLGVSKKMRLAGKLLYETFGADGLVPCASHPSDTVRGWACFALALCPARNIEERLEAVRPLADDGHFGVREWVWMAVRPHLTEHLDAAIPHLVGWTADTSERVRRFASESIRPRGVWCSHMERLKQNPALGLPVLEPLRADPAAYVQDSVGNWLNDAAKSQPQWVQDVCHRWLAESPCKATERICKRALRSIKK